In a single window of the Dinghuibacter silviterrae genome:
- a CDS encoding PTS sugar transporter subunit IIA, whose translation MNRKFLIATHGAMAEGVLSAVHLITGQVENVFLIQAYLHENKPIEEELEGLCEDEWVVFTDLLGGSITNQVLRYAAEKGILDNIHIVAGFNLALLIEVLLSDTDTPLVEVVEQAVNRAKDQLVYVNKVVQ comes from the coding sequence GTGAATAGAAAATTCCTGATCGCCACCCACGGCGCTATGGCCGAGGGCGTCCTGTCGGCCGTGCATCTTATTACGGGCCAGGTAGAGAACGTATTTTTAATACAGGCCTACTTGCATGAAAACAAGCCTATTGAGGAAGAACTTGAGGGGCTGTGTGAAGATGAATGGGTGGTCTTTACAGACCTGCTCGGCGGCAGCATCACCAACCAGGTCCTTCGATATGCTGCGGAAAAAGGGATCCTGGATAACATTCATATCGTGGCCGGGTTCAACCTGGCCCTGCTGATCGAAGTGCTTCTGTCCGATACAGACACCCCCCTGGTGGAGGTGGTGGAGCAGGCCGTCAATAGGGCAAAGGACCAACTGGTCTATGTAAACAAAGTAGTACAATGA
- a CDS encoding PTS system mannose/fructose/sorbose family transporter subunit IID: MMSYIFITLIVVFGHSEDFLGTTLLGRPLVLGPLVGWVLGDLHQGLVIGATLELIFMGNIKVGAAIPPDVITGGVLGTAFAILSGKGAAIALALAIPISILAEMLLSALFVSRSAFNKKFMAYAGAGRFDKVQRLHILSGLLKPLSMGLITFLSLQLGAGAMKSLLDRIPSWVNEGLQVAGNMLPALGFALLMNLMFTRRVAPYFFLGFLLAAYLKLPLIAVGGLGVIIALLVTQGGQPVPAEEEPDPFTPQLAKATIRNLFFRSLLLEANFNFETWQNTGFAFAMLPVLKKLYPTKESMSPALQRHLQLFNTSTYGSTLILGITAAMEEQQVDPGTINSIKLGLMGPLAGVFDSLFWGTLRVIAAGVGVSLALKGNIAGPVLFILLFNVPHLWLRYELTFIGYKTGTRFLQKLAQGHVMEKLTTGAAILGLMVVGAMPATLMAVKAPSQAVLDQVMPGMIPLGLTFLVYYFVKKSVKITYLLLGLLALGFAGSMLHWLV; the protein is encoded by the coding sequence ATGATGTCCTATATATTCATTACGCTAATCGTTGTATTTGGTCACTCGGAGGATTTCCTGGGGACCACCCTCTTAGGCAGGCCCCTTGTCCTGGGTCCCCTGGTAGGCTGGGTGCTTGGAGACCTTCACCAGGGCCTTGTGATCGGAGCCACCCTGGAGCTGATATTTATGGGCAATATCAAGGTCGGCGCGGCGATCCCCCCGGATGTGATCACAGGTGGCGTCCTGGGCACTGCTTTTGCCATCCTGTCGGGGAAGGGCGCCGCCATAGCGCTGGCTTTGGCCATACCCATTTCCATATTGGCGGAAATGCTGCTCAGCGCACTCTTTGTATCCAGGTCCGCGTTCAATAAGAAGTTCATGGCGTATGCCGGGGCCGGCAGGTTTGACAAGGTACAGCGGCTCCACATTCTATCGGGCCTCTTAAAGCCTTTGTCGATGGGGCTGATCACCTTTCTCTCCCTTCAGTTGGGGGCCGGTGCCATGAAGTCCCTGCTTGACCGGATCCCTTCCTGGGTGAATGAGGGACTACAAGTGGCCGGAAATATGCTGCCGGCGCTGGGGTTCGCCTTATTGATGAACCTGATGTTCACCAGGCGGGTGGCGCCTTACTTCTTCCTTGGATTCCTGCTCGCCGCTTATCTAAAGCTGCCGCTGATCGCCGTAGGAGGACTGGGGGTCATCATAGCCCTGCTGGTCACACAAGGCGGCCAGCCCGTTCCTGCGGAAGAAGAACCGGACCCTTTTACACCCCAACTGGCAAAGGCCACGATCCGGAACCTTTTTTTCAGGTCCTTGCTCCTTGAAGCGAATTTCAATTTCGAGACCTGGCAGAATACCGGTTTTGCCTTTGCCATGCTTCCCGTCCTGAAAAAATTGTACCCCACAAAAGAATCGATGTCACCGGCCCTTCAGCGGCATTTGCAACTGTTTAATACCAGCACTTATGGATCTACGCTGATCCTGGGGATAACGGCTGCCATGGAAGAGCAGCAGGTCGACCCGGGCACCATTAATTCCATCAAGCTGGGATTGATGGGCCCCCTGGCGGGCGTTTTTGATTCTTTATTCTGGGGGACCCTCAGGGTGATCGCTGCAGGTGTCGGGGTTTCCCTGGCGCTGAAAGGGAATATCGCCGGTCCCGTTCTTTTCATCCTGCTGTTCAACGTTCCTCACCTGTGGCTTCGCTATGAACTGACTTTTATCGGGTACAAAACCGGGACCCGGTTCCTGCAAAAGCTTGCCCAGGGCCACGTCATGGAGAAGCTGACCACCGGCGCCGCTATCCTGGGATTGATGGTGGTGGGCGCCATGCCGGCTACACTGATGGCCGTCAAAGCGCCCTCACAGGCCGTATTGGACCAGGTGATGCCCGGTATGATCCCTTTGGGCCTGACATTCCTGGTGTATTATTTTGTAAAAAAGAGTGTCAAAATAACGTATCTATTGTTAGGCTTGCTGGCGTTGGGCTTTGCCGGGAGCATGCTTCACTGGCTTGTATGA
- a CDS encoding SusC/RagA family TonB-linked outer membrane protein, translating into MRRLLHLLLFIPCMAMGAWAAPVRGVVRETTGQPLQGVTVSVKNARTATLTDAGGRFSISAKPGDVLVFTLIGYGTKEVTVTVIGEGELTVELSPEARKLDAIVVTALGIRRSEKSLTYSTQQISGSELTNVKTDNLMNSLNGKIAGVTIAPSASGIGGSVRVILRGNRSTSGNNQPLYVIDGVPISNDGNPFGQPAANTYGGNPEGSDGISNLNPEDIESMTVLKGASASALYGSQAANGVIVITTKKGRAGKTLINFSSSLSIDTKAYTPEFQSNYGETSPGAVDSWGPKITGAHDNLKDFFQTGGNLTNAISLSGGSDIAQTYFSYTNTSARGVTPENSLARNNFNFHETARFLDNKLTLDGNVNYITQTLKNSPPIGFNSNPLTGLYFFPRGLDILPYKRQFELPPVSGGNGAPTQNWPFHEDIQQNPWWIIHRNTNENTRNRIMVNVSAKYDFTNWLSVQARGNVDRIQDIGDQKYYAGTLAPLAAPNGNGSWNGFNHTVQNQYGDVLVTLHTPGNGAIKIDGVAGASISDNVTTGIGWGPGAGQGFGLYFPNLFTIQNIEVAPAVPLGSSSGTYGSNVSTDQPYHNQIQSVFANANLSYKDWAYLTVSGRNDWSSNLAFTSTDHYFYPSVGLSFILSQMIHLPDAFTYAKVRGTYSQVGNTVGQYQTNPVNTTSTNSTILNQAAPSTLKPEQTKTYELGTDLRLFKDRLSVGFTWYKTNTYNQDISIVPLPASGYASQNINAGNIQNEGIEATAGYNWVISRNLSWNTMVNASENVNRVIDIDSKDGVTLVDLTPGNNNYDTYVAKGGSFGDIYVQTLQTDAKGRLVLTPDGNGNYFPVQGGGELNGYSRVGNPNPKFQLGWNNSFSYKNFSFNFLVDGKFGGQVVSVMQGMLDFYGVSKVSGQARDKGYVAINGVDPNGNSVSEINPKNWYTFIGGRNATLGEYVYSATVVRLREVALGYSVRFAKKVLRLSLTGRNLLYFYRKAPYDPEIASSTGNGLGGVDVFNLPAMRTYGLKLNLNL; encoded by the coding sequence ATGAGAAGATTGCTCCATCTTTTGCTATTCATCCCGTGCATGGCCATGGGAGCTTGGGCTGCCCCGGTACGGGGTGTTGTCCGGGAGACCACGGGTCAGCCCCTGCAGGGGGTGACGGTCAGTGTCAAAAACGCCCGAACGGCTACGCTCACCGATGCGGGTGGCCGGTTCTCCATTTCCGCCAAACCGGGCGATGTACTGGTATTTACGTTGATCGGATACGGTACGAAGGAAGTGACTGTGACGGTCATTGGCGAAGGCGAACTCACCGTGGAATTATCCCCCGAAGCAAGAAAGCTCGACGCCATCGTGGTCACGGCCCTGGGTATCCGGCGCTCCGAAAAGTCCCTTACCTATTCCACACAGCAAATATCCGGTTCGGAACTGACGAACGTAAAGACCGACAACCTGATGAATTCGCTGAATGGCAAGATTGCCGGGGTGACCATCGCACCCAGCGCCTCCGGGATCGGTGGTTCGGTGCGGGTCATCCTCCGGGGCAACCGGTCTACCAGCGGCAACAACCAGCCATTGTATGTCATAGACGGGGTCCCCATATCCAATGACGGAAATCCCTTCGGACAGCCGGCTGCCAACACGTATGGCGGCAATCCCGAAGGAAGCGACGGGATCTCCAACCTGAACCCGGAAGACATAGAAAGCATGACGGTGCTGAAAGGGGCTTCCGCCTCCGCCCTGTATGGCAGCCAGGCAGCCAACGGCGTCATCGTGATCACCACCAAAAAAGGAAGGGCAGGGAAGACCCTGATCAATTTCTCTTCGTCTCTTTCCATTGACACGAAAGCATATACACCCGAATTTCAAAGCAACTATGGAGAGACCAGCCCCGGGGCGGTCGATAGCTGGGGGCCAAAAATTACCGGGGCGCACGACAACCTGAAGGATTTCTTCCAGACCGGCGGTAACCTGACCAATGCCATCAGCCTTTCAGGCGGCTCGGATATAGCCCAGACCTATTTTTCCTATACCAATACCAGCGCCCGCGGGGTTACGCCTGAAAATTCGCTGGCCCGCAATAATTTCAATTTCCATGAAACGGCCCGCTTCCTGGATAACAAACTGACGCTGGATGGGAATGTCAATTATATTACCCAGACGCTGAAGAACAGCCCCCCCATCGGTTTCAATTCGAATCCGCTGACCGGTCTGTATTTTTTCCCGAGGGGACTGGACATCCTTCCCTATAAACGGCAGTTCGAACTGCCGCCGGTGTCGGGGGGAAACGGCGCGCCTACCCAGAATTGGCCTTTCCACGAGGACATACAGCAAAATCCCTGGTGGATCATCCACCGGAATACGAATGAGAATACCCGCAACCGCATCATGGTCAATGTCAGCGCCAAATACGACTTCACCAACTGGCTCAGCGTACAGGCCAGGGGAAATGTCGACCGGATCCAGGACATCGGGGATCAGAAATATTATGCGGGCACGTTGGCGCCGCTCGCCGCGCCCAACGGCAACGGGAGCTGGAACGGCTTCAATCATACCGTACAAAACCAATATGGCGACGTGCTGGTCACCTTGCATACGCCCGGTAACGGGGCCATCAAAATAGACGGAGTGGCGGGCGCCAGCATCTCTGATAATGTCACGACCGGCATCGGCTGGGGGCCGGGCGCGGGTCAGGGATTTGGTCTTTATTTTCCCAACTTATTTACCATTCAAAATATCGAAGTGGCGCCTGCCGTGCCACTGGGAAGCTCCAGCGGAACCTACGGCAGCAACGTGAGCACCGATCAGCCTTACCACAACCAGATACAATCGGTCTTTGCGAACGCCAACCTGTCTTACAAGGACTGGGCGTACCTGACGGTGTCCGGAAGGAACGACTGGTCGTCCAACCTTGCCTTTACGTCCACCGATCACTATTTCTATCCATCGGTAGGCTTATCTTTTATATTAAGCCAGATGATTCATCTGCCCGACGCTTTCACTTACGCCAAAGTCCGGGGAACCTATTCGCAGGTAGGCAACACCGTAGGACAATACCAGACGAACCCTGTGAACACCACTTCTACCAATTCGACCATCCTGAACCAGGCTGCGCCTTCCACCCTGAAGCCGGAACAGACCAAGACGTATGAGCTGGGTACCGACCTGCGGCTTTTCAAGGACCGGTTGAGCGTCGGCTTTACCTGGTATAAGACCAACACCTACAACCAGGACATCTCCATCGTTCCCCTGCCCGCGTCCGGTTATGCGTCCCAAAATATCAACGCGGGCAATATCCAGAACGAAGGGATAGAAGCCACCGCCGGCTACAATTGGGTAATTTCCCGGAACCTCAGTTGGAACACGATGGTCAACGCCTCCGAGAACGTCAACAGGGTCATCGACATCGATTCCAAGGACGGCGTTACCCTGGTGGACCTGACCCCCGGCAACAACAACTATGATACCTATGTGGCGAAGGGGGGCTCCTTCGGAGATATTTATGTGCAGACCCTGCAAACGGATGCCAAGGGGCGGCTCGTCCTGACACCGGACGGGAATGGCAATTATTTCCCGGTACAGGGCGGCGGAGAGTTGAACGGGTATAGCCGCGTCGGGAATCCGAATCCGAAATTCCAGCTGGGTTGGAACAACAGCTTTAGTTACAAGAATTTCTCCTTCAATTTCCTTGTGGATGGCAAATTCGGCGGACAGGTGGTGTCCGTCATGCAAGGGATGCTTGATTTTTATGGCGTATCAAAGGTGAGCGGGCAGGCCCGCGACAAGGGGTATGTCGCGATCAATGGGGTGGATCCCAACGGGAATTCCGTTTCAGAAATCAATCCCAAAAACTGGTACACCTTCATCGGCGGCCGGAATGCAACCCTGGGTGAATACGTATACAGCGCCACGGTCGTCCGGCTGCGCGAAGTAGCCCTCGGGTATAGCGTGCGCTTTGCAAAAAAGGTGTTGCGGCTTTCCTTGACAGGCAGGAACCTGCTCTATTTCTACCGGAAAGCGCCCTATGATCCGGAAATCGCCTCCTCCACCGGTAATGGCCTGGGCGGCGTGGATGTATTCAACCTGCCCGCCATGCGTACCTACGGACTGAAATTAAACCTGAACTTATAA
- a CDS encoding PTS system mannose/fructose/N-acetylgalactosamine-transporter subunit IIB encodes MIKLTRIDDRLVHGQVAFTWTPALGIDCLLVANDKLAGDEFQKMALGLAKPAGVTLLIRTVREAAAFLNDTKSQGYKILVLIDSVKDAHALSQEVPAIRSVNVGGIRAKEGATLLSKAVALTGDDVLLARELLGQGIELEVRQVPTDKKQMLEKLLPS; translated from the coding sequence ATGATTAAACTAACCCGTATCGACGACCGGCTGGTGCACGGACAGGTGGCCTTCACCTGGACACCCGCCCTGGGTATCGACTGCCTGCTGGTGGCCAATGATAAGCTGGCCGGTGACGAATTTCAGAAAATGGCACTCGGCCTGGCCAAGCCGGCCGGGGTTACCCTTTTGATCAGGACGGTCCGGGAGGCGGCTGCCTTCCTGAACGATACAAAAAGCCAGGGATATAAGATCCTGGTGCTCATAGACAGCGTAAAAGATGCGCATGCCCTGTCTCAGGAAGTGCCGGCCATCCGCTCGGTCAATGTCGGTGGTATCCGGGCAAAAGAGGGCGCCACGCTTCTGTCAAAAGCCGTTGCCCTAACCGGGGACGATGTACTGCTCGCGCGGGAACTGCTGGGGCAAGGGATCGAGCTCGAAGTACGGCAGGTGCCCACGGACAAAAAACAAATGCTGGAAAAGCTACTTCCCTCGTAA